Proteins found in one Candidatus Zixiibacteriota bacterium genomic segment:
- the lpxB gene encoding lipid-A-disaccharide synthase — MPDTSLCVVAGEPSGDLHGARLITTIKQRHPDWRIWGVGSAQMAAAGCELWQDARDWGLSGIVDVVLSLPRVLRRLSRLTDAIVERKPTGVVLIDYPGFNLRLAKRIHAHGARVLYYIVPQLWAWGPNRIKVFQDCIDRAIVAFGFEQEYFRTHHVTADWVGHPLTDVVAASAPREIVRQRLRVGADEPLVTLLPGARHAEFRSHWDLFRTAAQLIAASVPRARIALGLAPTIADRNTVGDFEDGIIVSSDVYDLIAAADLVITKPGTATVECALLNTPMISVYRTGSLNYAIARRLVRIDQMAMPNILLKRTVVPEFLQNDATPEGIAASARQLLNDKAARSRQLAALSEVRDALGSQGAVARAAGIVDEWIGELRGSLG; from the coding sequence ATGCCTGACACCTCATTGTGTGTCGTGGCCGGAGAACCATCCGGCGATCTGCACGGCGCGCGTCTGATCACCACAATCAAGCAGCGTCATCCCGATTGGCGCATCTGGGGAGTCGGCTCCGCGCAGATGGCGGCCGCCGGATGTGAACTGTGGCAGGACGCCCGCGACTGGGGGCTCTCGGGGATCGTCGATGTCGTCCTGTCGCTCCCGCGCGTTCTGCGACGGTTGAGTCGATTGACCGATGCCATCGTCGAACGCAAACCGACCGGCGTTGTCCTGATCGACTATCCCGGATTCAATCTGCGCCTGGCCAAACGCATCCACGCGCACGGGGCGCGGGTACTCTATTACATCGTGCCGCAATTGTGGGCTTGGGGGCCGAATCGGATCAAGGTCTTTCAGGACTGCATCGACCGCGCGATCGTGGCATTCGGGTTTGAGCAGGAATACTTTCGGACGCACCATGTTACGGCCGATTGGGTCGGACATCCGTTGACCGACGTTGTGGCGGCCTCGGCCCCGCGTGAGATTGTGCGTCAACGGCTGAGGGTAGGCGCAGACGAACCACTCGTTACACTGCTACCGGGGGCGCGGCACGCCGAATTTCGATCACACTGGGATTTGTTCCGAACGGCGGCCCAGCTCATTGCCGCGTCTGTGCCACGCGCCCGCATCGCGCTGGGACTGGCGCCGACCATTGCGGATCGGAACACGGTCGGAGACTTTGAAGACGGGATAATCGTCTCGTCCGATGTGTACGATTTGATCGCTGCGGCGGATCTGGTCATCACCAAACCGGGCACTGCCACGGTCGAATGCGCGCTGTTGAATACGCCGATGATCTCGGTATATCGCACCGGTTCGCTCAACTACGCCATCGCCCGCCGTCTGGTCCGGATCGATCAGATGGCGATGCCGAATATTCTCCTGAAGCGCACGGTCGTGCCCGAGTTTCTCCAGAACGATGCGACCCCCGAAGGCATTGCGGCGTCGGCCCGTCAACTGCTCAACGACAAAGCCGCGCGGTCGCGGCAGTTGGCCGCCCTATCCGAGGTTCGCGACGCGCTCGGGTCACAGGGAGCGGTGGCGCGTGCCGCCGGGATCGTCGATGAATGGATTGGGGAACTGCGAGGGTCCCTCGGGTGA
- a CDS encoding bifunctional UDP-3-O-[3-hydroxymyristoyl] N-acetylglucosamine deacetylase/3-hydroxyacyl-ACP dehydratase, protein MNKHQRTIKQSAEFAGIGLHTGKPSTISFHPAPVGTGIVFRVPSNGGTVDLKADIGSVIDVHRGTTIAQGEAKVHTVEHVLSALAGLEIDNCVCTLDNVEPPIGDGSSKPYVDVLLKAGIQGQDEPKVYFEPDAPINYSEPGRGVDLICLPSDDFRVTYMVDYRNPALGTQYTTLTSLDEEYAQEFAPARTFCFLSEVEQLHQQGLIKGGSLDNAIVICDDGYTQADAERLGRIVGIDKPLPIGTNGILNNGDLRFPNEPVRHKVVDLIGDLALIGRPLKAHILAARSGHAANVALAKRIKAEIDKKKLGEKYKAPTTGGTLQLDAEAIARILPHRYPMLLIDRILSLEPGKHVTAIKNVSLNEPFFSGHFPDHPIMPGVLIVEAMAQAGGLMLLNMIPEPEKQVVYFMAIDDARFRKPVRPGDQLRFEVEMLSFRRGMCKIAGKAYVDDALVTEATMMAMLMER, encoded by the coding sequence ATGAACAAACATCAGCGCACCATAAAGCAGTCCGCCGAATTCGCCGGCATCGGCTTGCACACCGGCAAGCCGTCGACCATCAGCTTTCATCCGGCCCCGGTCGGGACCGGGATTGTGTTTCGTGTCCCGTCCAACGGCGGCACCGTCGATCTGAAGGCGGACATCGGTTCGGTGATCGATGTTCATCGCGGTACGACCATTGCCCAGGGCGAAGCCAAGGTGCACACGGTCGAGCATGTGCTCTCGGCGCTCGCCGGGTTGGAAATCGACAACTGCGTCTGCACGCTCGACAATGTCGAGCCGCCGATCGGCGATGGTTCCAGCAAGCCGTATGTCGACGTGCTGCTGAAGGCAGGAATTCAGGGACAGGACGAGCCGAAGGTCTACTTCGAGCCGGATGCGCCGATCAACTACTCCGAACCGGGACGCGGCGTCGATCTGATCTGTCTGCCCTCCGACGATTTCCGCGTCACCTACATGGTCGATTACCGCAATCCGGCGCTCGGCACGCAATACACGACGTTGACATCGCTGGACGAGGAATACGCCCAGGAATTCGCCCCGGCGCGGACCTTCTGTTTTCTTTCGGAAGTCGAGCAGCTCCACCAGCAAGGACTGATCAAAGGTGGCTCGCTTGACAACGCCATCGTCATTTGCGATGACGGCTACACGCAGGCCGATGCCGAACGTCTTGGACGGATTGTCGGAATCGACAAACCGTTGCCGATCGGCACCAACGGCATCCTCAACAACGGCGATCTGCGTTTTCCCAACGAGCCGGTGCGTCACAAAGTGGTCGATCTGATCGGCGACTTGGCGTTGATCGGCCGTCCGCTGAAGGCACACATCCTGGCCGCACGCTCGGGGCATGCTGCCAACGTCGCCCTGGCCAAACGCATCAAGGCCGAAATCGACAAGAAGAAGTTAGGCGAGAAATACAAAGCGCCGACAACGGGCGGCACGCTCCAGCTCGATGCCGAGGCGATCGCGCGCATCCTCCCACACCGTTACCCGATGCTGCTGATCGACCGTATCCTCTCGCTGGAACCCGGCAAGCATGTCACCGCGATCAAGAATGTATCCTTAAACGAACCGTTCTTCAGCGGCCACTTTCCCGATCATCCGATCATGCCCGGCGTGCTGATTGTCGAGGCCATGGCACAGGCGGGGGGATTGATGCTGCTGAACATGATCCCGGAGCCGGAAAAGCAGGTTGTATACTTCATGGCCATCGACGATGCCCGTTTCCGCAAACCGGTGCGTCCCGGTGACCAATTGCGCTTCGAGGTCGAAATGCTGTCGTTCCGACGCGGCATGTGCAAGATCGCCGGCAAGGCATATGTCGATGACGCGCTGGTCACCGAGGCGACGATGATGGCGATGCTGATGGAACGATAA
- the lpxA gene encoding acyl-ACP--UDP-N-acetylglucosamine O-acyltransferase yields the protein MNTQATTMTDPGVRRTQTVVHPTAIVDPRARLDIGVTVEPYAIIEGDVSIASGTVIGSHSRIGPGTHIGHDVRISHGAVVGTEPQDLKYAGEPTATHIGDRTIIRECATVHRGTAKTGRTIVGADCMIMAYAHVAHDNTLGHHVILANTVQLGGHVTLGDWVVIGGGTVVHQFTLIGPHAMVGGGFRVTQDIMPYVVVGGYPLKTLSLNRVGLQRRGFAPDKIAELSRAFRIVFRSKLNFSQAADELQRAMPDSAVAQQMRAFILQSERGLVR from the coding sequence GTGAACACGCAGGCCACGACCATGACCGATCCCGGCGTTCGGCGGACCCAGACCGTAGTCCACCCGACTGCGATCGTCGATCCGCGCGCGCGCCTCGACATCGGCGTAACGGTCGAGCCCTATGCGATCATCGAAGGGGATGTGAGCATTGCCTCCGGGACTGTCATCGGTTCGCACTCCCGCATCGGCCCCGGAACGCACATCGGGCACGATGTCCGCATCTCGCACGGCGCCGTCGTCGGAACTGAGCCGCAGGACTTGAAATACGCCGGCGAGCCGACCGCGACACACATTGGCGACCGCACCATCATCCGCGAATGCGCCACGGTGCACCGGGGCACGGCCAAGACCGGCCGGACCATTGTCGGCGCCGACTGCATGATTATGGCGTATGCCCATGTCGCGCACGACAACACGCTCGGCCATCATGTCATCCTCGCCAACACGGTCCAGTTGGGCGGGCATGTCACGCTCGGCGATTGGGTGGTGATCGGCGGCGGCACGGTCGTCCATCAATTCACGCTGATCGGCCCCCATGCCATGGTCGGCGGCGGTTTTCGCGTAACTCAGGATATCATGCCGTATGTCGTTGTCGGCGGATACCCGTTGAAAACCCTGTCGCTGAACCGTGTCGGACTCCAACGTCGCGGATTCGCTCCGGACAAGATCGCCGAGCTGTCGCGCGCGTTTCGTATTGTCTTTCGTTCCAAACTTAATTTTTCACAGGCCGCCGACGAGCTGCAACGCGCCATGCCCGACAGTGCCGTAGCACAACAGATGCGGGCATTCATCCTGCAATCCGAGCGCGGTCTTGTCCGCTGA
- a CDS encoding YifB family Mg chelatase-like AAA ATPase, translating to MLAKITSSAVLGIDAYLVEVEADISPSLPAFVTVGLPEGAVREARERVQAAIKNSEFMYPNKKITINLAPADIRKEGSAFDLPMAVGIMAATGQILREDYSEYVLVGELSLDGSLKPIHGVLPMALKALADGKKGFLVPDENAREAAIAKGLKVYPVRSLRDTVTFLENGDSAVPYDLDIDEVFAEARVYPVDFTDVKGQQLAKRALEVAAAGGHNVIMVGPPGSGKTMLARRFPTILPDMTLDEALETTKIHSVSGTLQAGRALIANRPYRSPHHTISNAGLVGGGTTPRPGEVSLAHNGVLFLDELPEFNKDVLEVLRQPIEDGHVTIARAALTLTFPARFMLVGAMNPCPCGYYGSSLHDCTCSQQQITRYMSKISGPLMDRIDIHIEVPAVKFKELSSEEAGEPSAVVRQRVNTARKRQIERFTKEPGIHCNAHMESKHLREYCPISNESLDLMRRAINKLGLSARAYDRILKVSRTIADLEGTGDIHPQHIAEAIQYRNLDRNIWMN from the coding sequence ATGCTCGCCAAAATCACCTCATCGGCGGTCCTGGGCATCGACGCCTATTTGGTCGAGGTCGAGGCCGATATCTCGCCGTCACTGCCCGCTTTCGTAACGGTCGGGCTCCCGGAGGGCGCGGTGCGCGAGGCGCGTGAACGGGTCCAGGCGGCGATTAAAAACTCCGAGTTCATGTATCCCAACAAAAAGATTACGATCAACCTCGCCCCGGCAGACATCCGCAAGGAGGGCTCGGCCTTTGATCTGCCGATGGCGGTCGGGATCATGGCGGCGACCGGGCAGATTCTGCGCGAGGATTATTCCGAATACGTGCTCGTCGGGGAGCTTTCTCTCGATGGATCGCTCAAGCCGATTCACGGTGTCCTGCCCATGGCGCTCAAAGCGCTGGCCGATGGTAAGAAGGGATTTCTGGTCCCCGATGAAAACGCGCGCGAAGCCGCCATCGCCAAGGGACTGAAGGTCTATCCGGTGCGCTCGTTGCGCGACACGGTCACTTTTCTGGAAAACGGCGACTCAGCGGTCCCGTACGATCTCGACATCGACGAGGTCTTTGCCGAGGCGCGTGTCTACCCGGTCGATTTCACCGACGTCAAGGGACAGCAACTGGCCAAGCGCGCGCTCGAAGTCGCGGCCGCGGGCGGGCACAATGTCATCATGGTCGGGCCGCCGGGATCGGGCAAGACGATGCTGGCGCGACGTTTCCCCACCATCCTGCCCGACATGACGCTCGATGAAGCGCTCGAAACGACCAAGATTCACTCCGTATCCGGGACGCTCCAGGCCGGACGCGCTCTGATCGCAAATCGTCCCTATCGCTCGCCGCATCACACGATTTCCAATGCGGGCCTGGTTGGCGGCGGCACGACGCCGCGTCCCGGCGAGGTCTCACTTGCGCACAATGGCGTGCTGTTCCTCGATGAGCTGCCGGAGTTTAACAAGGACGTCCTTGAAGTGTTGCGTCAGCCCATCGAAGACGGGCATGTCACCATCGCCCGCGCGGCGCTGACTTTGACGTTCCCGGCCCGCTTCATGCTGGTCGGCGCGATGAACCCGTGCCCCTGCGGGTACTACGGCTCGTCCCTTCACGACTGCACCTGCTCGCAGCAGCAGATCACGCGCTACATGTCGAAGATTTCTGGTCCGCTGATGGACCGCATCGACATCCACATCGAAGTGCCCGCCGTGAAGTTTAAGGAACTCTCGTCGGAGGAGGCGGGCGAGCCCTCGGCCGTCGTGCGCCAGCGTGTCAACACCGCCCGCAAGCGGCAAATCGAACGCTTCACCAAAGAACCGGGCATCCATTGCAATGCGCACATGGAGTCCAAACACCTGCGCGAGTATTGCCCGATTTCCAATGAATCGCTTGATTTGATGCGCCGCGCGATCAACAAACTGGGGCTCTCGGCGCGCGCCTATGATCGCATTCTCAAAGTCTCGCGTACGATCGCCGACCTCGAAGGGACCGGGGACATTCACCCGCAGCACATTGCCGAAGCGATCCAATACCGCAATCTTGACCGCAACATCTGGATGAACTGA
- a CDS encoding electron transfer flavoprotein subunit alpha/FixB family protein: MGLQSIWVFAQQKNGVIAGHAYEALKAARQLAPQGGGTVTAVCFGHAISEAAAQLTARGADLALIADDPSLEHFVDDLYAELLARWIRTDGPQLVLGVSSFYGRALFPRLAALLKCGLVADAGSLSLNDGNLSVVKATYGGKAFTAHEFTGNPPWLVTLRPKSYEECKDGGSGATPTSRPADDLPQPQIAVTASEASDSGKVTLTEADIIVSGGRGLRGPDNYKLVEDLAAVLGAATGASRAIVDAGWVPYARQVGQTGKTVNPKLYIACGISGAIQHLVGMQSSRVIVAINKDPDAPIFKVASYGIVGDVFEYLPAITQVFREKLGG; encoded by the coding sequence ATGGGTTTGCAATCGATCTGGGTATTTGCGCAGCAGAAAAACGGTGTCATCGCCGGACACGCCTATGAAGCGTTGAAAGCCGCACGCCAATTGGCGCCGCAGGGCGGCGGCACAGTGACCGCTGTCTGCTTCGGCCACGCAATCAGCGAAGCCGCCGCACAACTGACCGCGCGCGGCGCCGATCTTGCCTTGATCGCCGACGATCCGTCGCTGGAGCACTTTGTCGACGATCTTTACGCCGAACTGCTGGCGCGCTGGATTCGCACCGACGGCCCGCAACTCGTGTTGGGTGTCTCCAGTTTCTACGGACGCGCCTTGTTCCCACGTTTGGCGGCGCTCCTGAAGTGCGGCCTGGTGGCCGATGCCGGCTCGTTGTCGCTCAACGACGGGAATCTCAGCGTGGTCAAGGCGACCTACGGCGGCAAAGCGTTCACCGCCCACGAGTTCACCGGCAATCCTCCATGGCTGGTGACCCTGCGCCCCAAGTCTTACGAAGAATGCAAAGATGGCGGCTCCGGCGCGACGCCGACGTCGCGTCCCGCCGACGATCTGCCGCAGCCGCAGATTGCCGTCACCGCATCCGAAGCGTCCGATTCCGGCAAAGTGACACTGACCGAGGCGGACATCATTGTTTCCGGGGGACGCGGACTGCGCGGGCCGGATAACTACAAGCTGGTCGAGGACTTGGCCGCCGTGCTCGGCGCCGCGACCGGCGCCTCACGCGCGATCGTCGATGCCGGCTGGGTGCCGTATGCACGGCAGGTCGGGCAGACCGGCAAAACTGTCAATCCCAAGCTCTACATCGCCTGCGGCATCTCCGGTGCGATCCAGCACTTAGTCGGCATGCAATCGTCGCGCGTCATCGTCGCGATCAACAAAGACCCCGACGCACCGATCTTCAAAGTCGCCAGCTATGGCATCGTCGGCGATGTTTTCGAATACCTTCCGGCCATCACGCAGGTGTTCAGGGAAAAGCTGGGCGGCTGA
- a CDS encoding methyltransferase domain-containing protein has translation MITKSRKRIVPYNVYAPIRDGLRYLRSFRYAGGRYECPLCKGRFSTFRSTGQRATVLADRQVVGAGYRQNAKCPRCRCDDRERLVYLFLTRRAGDLLARGIRLLHVAPEKRLCTWLRSHPNIDYVSVDLDSPLAQMQMDITDITFADNSFELIICNHVLEHIPDDAQAMRELFRVLKPGGLAILQVPISYAIDSTYEDFTIVDSEARLAAFGQRDHVRIYGPDYPQRLGRAGFAVKAHPVTEMFRDDEVDQFRLLINERLFECRKPEPS, from the coding sequence ATGATCACCAAGTCCAGGAAACGAATCGTCCCTTACAACGTCTACGCCCCGATCCGGGATGGATTACGGTATCTGCGATCGTTTCGTTATGCGGGGGGACGATACGAATGTCCACTTTGCAAGGGGCGGTTTTCGACTTTTCGTTCGACTGGGCAACGGGCCACGGTCCTGGCCGATAGGCAGGTCGTTGGCGCCGGGTACCGTCAGAATGCCAAATGCCCCCGCTGTCGTTGCGACGACCGGGAACGGCTTGTATATCTTTTTCTCACTCGGCGCGCGGGCGATTTGCTCGCCCGGGGAATTAGGCTGCTCCATGTTGCGCCCGAGAAGAGACTCTGTACATGGCTGAGGTCTCATCCGAATATCGACTACGTGTCGGTGGATCTGGACTCGCCGTTGGCGCAAATGCAGATGGACATCACCGACATCACCTTCGCCGACAACAGCTTTGAACTGATCATCTGTAATCATGTGTTGGAGCACATCCCCGACGATGCCCAGGCGATGCGTGAACTGTTCCGGGTTCTCAAACCCGGAGGACTGGCAATTCTGCAAGTACCGATCTCCTATGCGATCGATTCCACCTACGAGGATTTCACGATTGTGGATTCCGAAGCTCGTCTGGCGGCCTTCGGACAGCGTGACCATGTGCGAATCTATGGCCCCGACTATCCCCAGCGCCTTGGGCGGGCGGGTTTTGCCGTGAAAGCTCATCCGGTCACCGAGATGTTCCGCGACGACGAAGTTGACCAATTCAGACTTCTCATAAACGAGAGGCTTTTTGAGTGTCGGAAACCAGAGCCATCGTAA
- a CDS encoding DUF6754 domain-containing protein, which yields MFSFASRGQRPFALALLILLSSSVAVLGDNGSPVADAGLWGTGKIPEFIAVLLLSLVMVIGVIHVRRRGRPQLRPLPPIAAVDDAIGRATEQGTAVIYTTGWGGDMSRPTIMASMEILGSVASRAARNGCRLLVPSHDPVIVGVAQDTISQSATVAGRPDWFASSDVTFVTQSQFGYASAFAGLVARHHPGSVFLIGTFEGEALILAEAAHDAGAVTIAGTDSTIQLSFFLVACDYTLIGEELFAAAAMVSGDEHAAAAVLAQDMIKYLILLLLLIGGILVGFGFNLNDHL from the coding sequence GTGTTCTCGTTTGCGAGTCGTGGGCAGCGCCCGTTCGCGTTGGCCCTGCTGATTCTCCTCAGCTCAAGCGTTGCTGTCCTGGGCGACAATGGCTCGCCGGTTGCCGATGCCGGTCTCTGGGGCACGGGAAAGATTCCGGAGTTCATTGCCGTTCTCCTGCTGTCATTGGTCATGGTGATCGGCGTTATCCATGTCCGACGCCGGGGCCGTCCACAGTTGCGGCCCCTGCCGCCGATCGCAGCAGTTGACGATGCCATCGGGCGTGCCACAGAGCAGGGGACAGCGGTCATCTACACGACCGGCTGGGGCGGCGACATGTCGCGCCCGACCATCATGGCGTCGATGGAGATTCTCGGATCGGTCGCCTCGCGCGCGGCGCGGAATGGCTGCCGATTGCTCGTACCCTCGCACGACCCGGTCATCGTCGGCGTCGCACAGGATACGATCAGCCAATCGGCGACCGTCGCCGGACGCCCCGACTGGTTTGCGTCATCGGATGTCACATTTGTCACGCAGAGCCAGTTCGGATATGCCTCGGCGTTTGCCGGATTGGTGGCACGACATCACCCCGGATCGGTTTTCCTGATCGGCACGTTCGAGGGTGAGGCGCTGATCCTCGCCGAAGCCGCGCATGATGCCGGTGCGGTGACGATTGCCGGCACAGACTCGACAATTCAACTGTCGTTCTTTCTGGTCGCCTGCGACTACACGCTCATCGGTGAGGAGTTGTTTGCCGCTGCCGCGATGGTATCGGGCGATGAACACGCTGCCGCGGCGGTGCTGGCGCAGGACATGATCAAGTATCTGATTCTGCTGCTTCTGCTGATTGGGGGCATTCTTGTCGGCTTCGGTTTCAATCTCAACGATCACTTGTAG
- a CDS encoding serine hydrolase: MIRRALFSLLAGFVFSAIFVFALPLPLISEGDFSPDLIPPVQEAAWTIRSEFPDPRLAKGPRVRCASALVVDNVAGEILYERDAHTRRPIASLTKLLTAMVFLESRVDLDSTAQITDEDAANSSRSYLRNGEILTLREFLYAALMTSDNRAARVLSRSAGITQEQFVERMNEKVRELGLDSTFVVEPTGLSELNVSTAFDCARLVNAAVQNHLIRHITQQREFTIQGRDRRHRTHRLANTNRLLYADYHFACAKTGYILEAGWCIAARATSPQGNDVTTVVLGAPSDGFRFGSLRNAINWAFALPTHRRANSRSEG, from the coding sequence ATGATTCGTCGCGCGCTATTCAGCCTGCTGGCCGGGTTCGTCTTCTCGGCCATTTTCGTGTTCGCGCTCCCTCTGCCTCTGATTTCCGAGGGGGACTTTTCTCCGGATCTGATCCCGCCGGTCCAGGAGGCCGCGTGGACGATCCGCAGCGAGTTTCCCGACCCGCGTCTGGCCAAGGGGCCGCGTGTGCGCTGTGCCTCGGCGCTGGTTGTCGACAATGTGGCCGGGGAAATCCTCTACGAACGCGATGCCCACACGCGCCGTCCGATCGCCTCGCTGACCAAGCTGTTGACCGCCATGGTCTTCCTCGAGTCGCGTGTCGATCTCGACTCGACCGCCCAGATCACGGACGAAGACGCCGCCAATTCCAGCCGCTCATACCTTCGAAACGGCGAAATCCTCACGTTGCGCGAATTCCTCTATGCCGCACTGATGACATCCGACAACCGTGCCGCGCGGGTGTTGTCGCGCTCGGCGGGAATCACGCAGGAGCAGTTCGTTGAACGCATGAATGAGAAGGTGCGCGAACTGGGATTGGACTCGACCTTCGTGGTCGAGCCGACCGGCCTCTCAGAACTGAATGTATCAACCGCGTTCGATTGCGCGCGGCTCGTCAACGCCGCCGTGCAGAATCACCTGATCCGCCACATCACCCAGCAGCGCGAGTTCACGATTCAGGGGCGCGATCGCCGTCACCGTACGCACCGTCTCGCCAACACCAACCGGCTCCTGTATGCTGATTACCATTTCGCCTGCGCCAAGACCGGCTATATCCTCGAGGCCGGGTGGTGCATCGCCGCGCGCGCGACATCGCCGCAAGGCAACGATGTCACCACCGTCGTCCTCGGGGCGCCCAGCGACGGATTCCGCTTTGGGTCTCTGCGCAACGCGATCAATTGGGCATTCGCATTGCCCACACATCGAAGAGCCAACTCCCGCTCCGAGGGCTGA
- a CDS encoding PorV/PorQ family protein: MHRSADHHRCGNLALPLGLMLSSVILATAAQAQSDKPTGFSVLTIGGGARAIGLAETMAADGDDPFVIEYNPAGLTKVDRFTVSFAHNKYFLDTRGEYLAAAVPLGRWAAGVRVGYVGTDDIPLRDGPSEQPLGLYGASDGIFQGAIAGPIDERLSVGVSAAWVVEHIDVESAEAVALGAGILYKLQQRVMLGVAFTNVGPPTKFIEREFKLPNLMRAGTVVTLADATARAEMVVADNDNVKWHLGGEYAVDPRIAIRAGVKVGYDTQWLAAGFGAKLPDGRLGVDYAYAPYTDDLGTTHRFGITVRP, encoded by the coding sequence ATGCACAGATCTGCAGATCATCATCGATGCGGCAACCTCGCGCTCCCGCTGGGGCTGATGCTATCGTCGGTCATCCTTGCGACCGCGGCGCAGGCACAGAGCGACAAACCGACCGGGTTCAGTGTCCTGACAATCGGCGGAGGCGCACGCGCCATCGGGCTCGCGGAGACGATGGCGGCGGACGGCGACGACCCATTCGTGATCGAGTACAATCCTGCCGGATTGACAAAAGTCGATCGCTTCACGGTATCGTTTGCGCACAACAAATACTTTCTGGATACGCGAGGAGAGTACCTCGCCGCCGCCGTGCCGCTGGGACGATGGGCCGCCGGTGTGCGCGTGGGATATGTCGGGACCGATGACATACCGTTGCGCGATGGACCGTCGGAGCAGCCCCTGGGGCTGTACGGCGCATCCGACGGGATCTTTCAGGGCGCGATCGCCGGACCGATCGATGAACGGCTTTCCGTCGGCGTCTCGGCCGCCTGGGTGGTCGAACACATCGATGTCGAAAGCGCCGAAGCGGTCGCTCTGGGGGCCGGTATTCTCTACAAACTCCAGCAACGCGTCATGCTGGGAGTCGCGTTTACCAATGTCGGTCCGCCGACGAAATTCATCGAACGCGAGTTCAAACTCCCGAATCTCATGCGGGCGGGCACTGTGGTGACGCTCGCCGATGCCACGGCGCGCGCGGAGATGGTGGTCGCCGACAACGACAACGTGAAATGGCATCTGGGCGGCGAGTACGCCGTCGATCCACGGATCGCCATTCGCGCCGGCGTCAAGGTCGGCTACGACACGCAATGGCTGGCGGCCGGTTTCGGCGCGAAGCTTCCCGATGGCCGCCTCGGGGTCGATTATGCGTACGCACCGTATACCGACGACCTCGGCACGACCCACCGCTTCGGCATCACCGTCCGTCCGTAG